One Triticum dicoccoides isolate Atlit2015 ecotype Zavitan chromosome 4B, WEW_v2.0, whole genome shotgun sequence genomic window carries:
- the LOC119294947 gene encoding serine carboxypeptidase-like 7 isoform X3, translating to MPAKLLRTPTARRRHHLPVLHLVAVLLLVPLSRPASASASTVVTHLPGFDGPLPFYLETGYVGVEEETGAELFYYFAKSERSPGTDPVILWLTGGPRCSGFSGFAFEVGPVKYVRAPYTGVLPRLVQNPLSWTKMASIIFLDSPVCSGFSYARDPKGCDVGDYSSSLQVQRFLNKWFTHHPQYLSNPFYLGGDSYAGKVIPLIATYMSQGTEKRDQPLINLKGYLIGNPITEPKFDKNFQVQGAHGFGIISDQIYEAAMKNCKGNYVNPANQLCAEVLETVDSLISEIADAHVLYKKCVVAMPEPIDDAIRRKFLLEESIEPNEAPGRPTVDCFTYGYYLAYLWMNNKMTRDALRIKEGTVGEWVRCKKEVPYTQDMPSSIPYHRNLTTRGYRALVYSGDHDLQVPQLSTQAWIRSLNFSIVDDWRAWHLDGQAAGFTITYANKLTFATVKGGGHTAPEYQPEECFAMAQRWLDNKPL from the exons ATGCCCGCCAAGCTTCTCCGGACGCCCACCGCCCGGCGACGCCACCACTTGCCGGTGCTGCATCTCGTTGCCGTCCTCCTGCTTGTGCCGCTCTCACGGCCGGCCTCGGCGTCGGCGTCGACGGTGGTCACCCACCTGCCAGGATTCGATGGCCCTCTCCCCTTCTACCTCGAAACCGG ATACGTGGGCGTGGAGGAGGAGACCGGGGCGGAGCTCTTCTACTACTTCGCCAAGTCGGAGCGGAGCCCCGGCACCGACCCCGTCATCCTGTGGCTCACCGGCGGGCCTCGCTGCTCGGGCTTCAGcggcttcgccttcgaagttg GCCCCGTAAAGTATGTGCGGGCGCCGTACACTGGAGTTTTGCCGCGGCTGGTACAGAACCCGCTGTCATGGACCAAG ATGGCGAGCATCATCTTCCTGGATTCGCCCGTCTGCTCGGGATTCTCGTATGCTCGTGACCCCAAAGGCTGCGATGTCGGAGACTACTCGTCCTCTCTGCAAGTCCAAAGATTCCTGAATAAG TGGTTCACTCATCACCCGCAGTACCTTTCAAATCCTTTCTACCTTGGAGGAGATTCATACGCTGGAAAGGTGATTCCACTTATTGCAACATACATGTCACAAG GAACTGAAAAAAGGGACCAGCCTCTCATTAATCTCAAG GGCTACCTGATCGGCAATCCTATAACAGAACCAAAGTTCGATAAAAATTTCCAAGTTCAAGGGGCTCATGGCTTTGGGATAATATCTGACCAAATATATGAG GCTGCAATGAAAAACTGCAAAGGAAATTATGTAAACCCCGCGAATCAACTGTGTGCTGAGGTGCTAGAAACTGTAGACAGT CTCATTTCTGAAATCGCAGATGCACATGTCTTGTATAAAAAATGTGTCGTCGCCATGCCAGAGCCCATAGATGATGCCATAAGAAGAAAATTCCTGCTAGAAGAATCAATCGAGCCAAATGAAGCGCCTGGTCGACCTACCGTCGATTGTTTT ACATACGGTTACTACCTGGCATACTTGTGGATGAACAACAAGATGACTAGAGATGCTCTCAGGATCAAGGAG GGAACAGTTGGCGAGTGGGTGAGATGCAAAAAAGAAGTCCCCTACACACAGGACATGCCAAGCAGCATACCGTACCATCGCAATCTCACCACAAGAGGTTACCGTGCACTTGTGTACAG CGGAGACCATGATCTCCAGGTGCCTCAGCTTAGTACGCAGGCGTGGATAAGATCTTTGAACTTCTCCATTGTCGATGACTggagggcatggcatctcgacggcCAGGCTGCAGG ATTTACCATCACATATGCAAATAAGTTGACCTTTGCAACAGTAAAG GGTGGAGGTCATACTGCTCCAGAGTACCAGCCTGAAGAATGCTTTGCCATGGCCCAAAGGTGGCTTGACAACAAGCCACTCTGA
- the LOC119294947 gene encoding serine carboxypeptidase-like 7 isoform X1 yields the protein MPAKLLRTPTARRRHHLPVLHLVAVLLLVPLSRPASASASTVVTHLPGFDGPLPFYLETGYVGVEEETGAELFYYFAKSERSPGTDPVILWLTGGPRCSGFSGFAFEVGPVKYVRAPYTGVLPRLVQNPLSWTKMASIIFLDSPVCSGFSYARDPKGCDVGDYSSSLQVQRFLNKWFTHHPQYLSNPFYLGGDSYAGKVIPLIATYMSQGTEKRDQPLINLKGYLIGNPITEPKFDKNFQVQGAHGFGIISDQIYEAAMKNCKGNYVNPANQLCAEVLETVDSLISEIADAHVLYKKCVVAMPEPIDDAIRRKFLLEESIEPNEAPGRPTVDCFTYGYYLAYLWMNNKMTRDALRIKEGTVGEWVRCKKEVPYTQDMPSSIPYHRNLTTRGYRALVYSGDHDLQVPQLSTQAWIRSLNFSIVDDWRAWHLDGQAAGFTITYANKLTFATVKVILFSSFRSCFLSIEPLCHSCNRAHNRLLVQGGGHTAPEYQPEECFAMAQRWLDNKPL from the exons ATGCCCGCCAAGCTTCTCCGGACGCCCACCGCCCGGCGACGCCACCACTTGCCGGTGCTGCATCTCGTTGCCGTCCTCCTGCTTGTGCCGCTCTCACGGCCGGCCTCGGCGTCGGCGTCGACGGTGGTCACCCACCTGCCAGGATTCGATGGCCCTCTCCCCTTCTACCTCGAAACCGG ATACGTGGGCGTGGAGGAGGAGACCGGGGCGGAGCTCTTCTACTACTTCGCCAAGTCGGAGCGGAGCCCCGGCACCGACCCCGTCATCCTGTGGCTCACCGGCGGGCCTCGCTGCTCGGGCTTCAGcggcttcgccttcgaagttg GCCCCGTAAAGTATGTGCGGGCGCCGTACACTGGAGTTTTGCCGCGGCTGGTACAGAACCCGCTGTCATGGACCAAG ATGGCGAGCATCATCTTCCTGGATTCGCCCGTCTGCTCGGGATTCTCGTATGCTCGTGACCCCAAAGGCTGCGATGTCGGAGACTACTCGTCCTCTCTGCAAGTCCAAAGATTCCTGAATAAG TGGTTCACTCATCACCCGCAGTACCTTTCAAATCCTTTCTACCTTGGAGGAGATTCATACGCTGGAAAGGTGATTCCACTTATTGCAACATACATGTCACAAG GAACTGAAAAAAGGGACCAGCCTCTCATTAATCTCAAG GGCTACCTGATCGGCAATCCTATAACAGAACCAAAGTTCGATAAAAATTTCCAAGTTCAAGGGGCTCATGGCTTTGGGATAATATCTGACCAAATATATGAG GCTGCAATGAAAAACTGCAAAGGAAATTATGTAAACCCCGCGAATCAACTGTGTGCTGAGGTGCTAGAAACTGTAGACAGT CTCATTTCTGAAATCGCAGATGCACATGTCTTGTATAAAAAATGTGTCGTCGCCATGCCAGAGCCCATAGATGATGCCATAAGAAGAAAATTCCTGCTAGAAGAATCAATCGAGCCAAATGAAGCGCCTGGTCGACCTACCGTCGATTGTTTT ACATACGGTTACTACCTGGCATACTTGTGGATGAACAACAAGATGACTAGAGATGCTCTCAGGATCAAGGAG GGAACAGTTGGCGAGTGGGTGAGATGCAAAAAAGAAGTCCCCTACACACAGGACATGCCAAGCAGCATACCGTACCATCGCAATCTCACCACAAGAGGTTACCGTGCACTTGTGTACAG CGGAGACCATGATCTCCAGGTGCCTCAGCTTAGTACGCAGGCGTGGATAAGATCTTTGAACTTCTCCATTGTCGATGACTggagggcatggcatctcgacggcCAGGCTGCAGG ATTTACCATCACATATGCAAATAAGTTGACCTTTGCAACAGTAAAGGTGATCTTGTTTTCCTCTTTTAGATCATGCTTCTTGTCCATTGAACCATTATGTCATAGCTGTAATAGAGCTCATAATCGCTTGCTTGTGCAGGGTGGAGGTCATACTGCTCCAGAGTACCAGCCTGAAGAATGCTTTGCCATGGCCCAAAGGTGGCTTGACAACAAGCCACTCTGA
- the LOC119294947 gene encoding serine carboxypeptidase-like 7 isoform X4, producing the protein MPAKLLRTPTARRRHHLPVLHLVAVLLLVPLSRPASASASTVVTHLPGFDGPLPFYLETGYVGVEEETGAELFYYFAKSERSPGTDPVILWLTGGPRCSGFSGFAFEVGPVKYVRAPYTGVLPRLVQNPLSWTKMASIIFLDSPVCSGFSYARDPKGCDVGDYSSSLQVQRFLNKVRIELAHCPVNNSVLSTDRSMAGCLCVQWFTHHPQYLSNPFYLGGDSYAGKVIPLIATYMSQGTEKRDQPLINLKGYLIGNPITEPKFDKNFQVQGAHGFGIISDQIYEAAMKNCKGNYVNPANQLCAEVLETVDSLISEIADAHVLYKKCVVAMPEPIDDAIRRKFLLEESIEPNEAPGRPTVDCFTYGYYLAYLWMNNKMTRDALRIKEGTVGEWVRCKKEVPYTQDMPSSIPYHRNLTTRGYRALVYSGDHDLQVPQLSTQAWIRSLNFSIVDDWRAWHLDGQAAGFTITYANKLTFATVKVILFSSFRSCFLSIEPLCHSCNRAHNRLLVQGGGHTAPEYQPEECFAMAQRWLDNKPL; encoded by the exons ATGCCCGCCAAGCTTCTCCGGACGCCCACCGCCCGGCGACGCCACCACTTGCCGGTGCTGCATCTCGTTGCCGTCCTCCTGCTTGTGCCGCTCTCACGGCCGGCCTCGGCGTCGGCGTCGACGGTGGTCACCCACCTGCCAGGATTCGATGGCCCTCTCCCCTTCTACCTCGAAACCGG ATACGTGGGCGTGGAGGAGGAGACCGGGGCGGAGCTCTTCTACTACTTCGCCAAGTCGGAGCGGAGCCCCGGCACCGACCCCGTCATCCTGTGGCTCACCGGCGGGCCTCGCTGCTCGGGCTTCAGcggcttcgccttcgaagttg GCCCCGTAAAGTATGTGCGGGCGCCGTACACTGGAGTTTTGCCGCGGCTGGTACAGAACCCGCTGTCATGGACCAAG ATGGCGAGCATCATCTTCCTGGATTCGCCCGTCTGCTCGGGATTCTCGTATGCTCGTGACCCCAAAGGCTGCGATGTCGGAGACTACTCGTCCTCTCTGCAAGTCCAAAGATTCCTGAATAAGGTGAGGATCGAGCTGGCCCACTGCCCTGTCAATAATTCAGTACTGAGTACTGACCGCTCAATGGCTGGCTGTCTATGCGTGCAGTGGTTCACTCATCACCCGCAGTACCTTTCAAATCCTTTCTACCTTGGAGGAGATTCATACGCTGGAAAGGTGATTCCACTTATTGCAACATACATGTCACAAG GAACTGAAAAAAGGGACCAGCCTCTCATTAATCTCAAG GGCTACCTGATCGGCAATCCTATAACAGAACCAAAGTTCGATAAAAATTTCCAAGTTCAAGGGGCTCATGGCTTTGGGATAATATCTGACCAAATATATGAG GCTGCAATGAAAAACTGCAAAGGAAATTATGTAAACCCCGCGAATCAACTGTGTGCTGAGGTGCTAGAAACTGTAGACAGT CTCATTTCTGAAATCGCAGATGCACATGTCTTGTATAAAAAATGTGTCGTCGCCATGCCAGAGCCCATAGATGATGCCATAAGAAGAAAATTCCTGCTAGAAGAATCAATCGAGCCAAATGAAGCGCCTGGTCGACCTACCGTCGATTGTTTT ACATACGGTTACTACCTGGCATACTTGTGGATGAACAACAAGATGACTAGAGATGCTCTCAGGATCAAGGAG GGAACAGTTGGCGAGTGGGTGAGATGCAAAAAAGAAGTCCCCTACACACAGGACATGCCAAGCAGCATACCGTACCATCGCAATCTCACCACAAGAGGTTACCGTGCACTTGTGTACAG CGGAGACCATGATCTCCAGGTGCCTCAGCTTAGTACGCAGGCGTGGATAAGATCTTTGAACTTCTCCATTGTCGATGACTggagggcatggcatctcgacggcCAGGCTGCAGG ATTTACCATCACATATGCAAATAAGTTGACCTTTGCAACAGTAAAGGTGATCTTGTTTTCCTCTTTTAGATCATGCTTCTTGTCCATTGAACCATTATGTCATAGCTGTAATAGAGCTCATAATCGCTTGCTTGTGCAGGGTGGAGGTCATACTGCTCCAGAGTACCAGCCTGAAGAATGCTTTGCCATGGCCCAAAGGTGGCTTGACAACAAGCCACTCTGA